A window of Prolixibacter sp. SD074 contains these coding sequences:
- a CDS encoding TrkA family potassium uptake protein — protein MANSTSKFAIIGMGQFGHALVRNLTQRGAEVLAIDINEQLIDDIAGEVAYAVALDATDPKALTSQNISDYDAVVIAIGANFEQLTLCAVTLLELDIKRIIARATGPVQQTILEKIGIREVLIPESEVATIVTEKLLNPSIVSYLELPDDYRIVQMKPPEVAIGRSIGELDLRDRYNLSLITITKELEVIKNGRVILEEHINIPNSSTEIGEDDFMLIFGQQEDIERFLEINE, from the coding sequence ATGGCGAATTCAACCAGCAAGTTTGCGATAATTGGAATGGGGCAATTCGGGCATGCGCTTGTCAGGAACCTTACTCAGCGCGGCGCCGAAGTTTTGGCTATCGATATCAATGAGCAACTGATCGATGATATAGCAGGGGAAGTTGCCTACGCCGTAGCCCTGGATGCCACCGATCCGAAGGCGCTTACTTCTCAAAATATTAGCGATTACGATGCCGTTGTGATAGCTATCGGTGCCAATTTCGAGCAACTGACACTGTGTGCTGTCACCCTGTTGGAGTTAGATATCAAGCGGATCATTGCCCGGGCAACCGGTCCGGTTCAACAAACGATTCTCGAAAAAATCGGTATCCGCGAGGTGCTCATTCCCGAAAGTGAAGTAGCGACCATTGTCACCGAAAAGCTGTTGAATCCGAGTATTGTTTCCTACCTCGAATTACCCGACGATTACCGCATCGTCCAGATGAAACCGCCCGAAGTAGCCATTGGGCGTTCTATTGGGGAGCTGGACCTGCGTGACCGCTATAATCTCAGCCTGATAACCATTACCAAAGAGCTGGAAGTAATTAAAAACGGCCGGGTCATACTGGAAGAACACATCAATATCCCCAATTCGTCTACCGAAATCGGGGAAGATGATTTTATGCTCATCTTCGGGCAGCAAGAGGATATTGAACGCTTTCTGGAAATTAACGAATAA
- a CDS encoding potassium transporter TrkG: protein MKPIFSKQQLENINTFRYNIRRVINSIMPVARILVSLAAMGSIIYYYGFPQTSDKIFSSVFHAVSSFNNAGFSLFTDNLNEQGVRNAYGLQLMVAALVITGGLGFIALQDIQKKMTFRKKKNMPHHPLQVNTRLVLWVSGILLFIGTVVFYVLEKDTVLKGKSLGHALITSFFNR from the coding sequence ATGAAGCCCATTTTTTCAAAACAACAACTTGAAAATATCAATACTTTCCGGTACAACATCCGGAGGGTAATCAATAGCATTATGCCGGTAGCCCGGATACTGGTTTCGCTGGCAGCTATGGGAAGTATCATTTACTACTATGGTTTTCCACAAACCAGCGATAAAATCTTTTCATCGGTTTTCCATGCTGTTTCCTCCTTCAACAATGCCGGCTTTTCTCTCTTCACCGATAATCTGAATGAGCAGGGCGTTCGGAATGCATACGGCCTGCAACTGATGGTTGCCGCACTGGTGATTACCGGAGGTCTTGGTTTCATTGCCTTGCAGGATATTCAGAAAAAAATGACTTTCCGGAAAAAGAAAAACATGCCACACCATCCACTGCAGGTCAACACACGATTAGTTCTCTGGGTAAGTGGCATCTTACTTTTTATCGGGACAGTTGTTTTCTATGTACTTGAAAAAGACACTGTGCTGAAAGGAAAATCACTTGGACATGCCCTCATCACCTCCTTTTTCAATCGGTAA
- a CDS encoding potassium transporter TrkG has product MTWTCPHHLLFQSVTARTSGFNTVDFGYVGLPMLTIFMFLMYVGASPGSNGGGVKTTTFAVIIKSAIDTLRGKKNVEFFRRTISFNNINKAYSLVLFSISLIFLSAFLLSIFEPKTDFVRLLFEEISAFATVGLSTGITAGLSVTGKIIIIVSMLVRRVGPLTLALALSKKAMYTRYRYGRTNVMIG; this is encoded by the coding sequence ATCACTTGGACATGCCCTCATCACCTCCTTTTTCAATCGGTAACCGCACGCACGTCCGGCTTTAACACTGTCGATTTCGGATATGTTGGCTTGCCCATGCTCACCATATTCATGTTCCTGATGTATGTCGGGGCTTCACCCGGTTCCAACGGTGGCGGAGTCAAAACCACAACGTTCGCCGTCATTATAAAATCAGCCATCGACACGCTCAGAGGTAAGAAAAATGTGGAATTTTTCCGCCGGACCATATCATTCAATAATATTAACAAAGCCTACTCGCTGGTGCTGTTTTCAATATCACTGATTTTTTTATCGGCCTTTTTGCTCAGCATTTTTGAACCCAAAACCGATTTTGTCAGATTGCTTTTTGAAGAGATATCAGCCTTTGCCACTGTGGGACTTTCCACCGGCATTACGGCCGGCTTATCCGTTACCGGGAAAATCATCATCATCGTTTCGATGTTGGTAAGGCGCGTTGGCCCGTTGACGTTGGCGCTTGCACTCAGTAAAAAGGCCATGTATACCCGCTACCGGTATGGCCGTACCAATGTGATGATTGGGTGA
- a CDS encoding GNAT family N-acetyltransferase, with translation MIETEIFKSDHKPNPEQKEAIADFLFTHLENYGDPKPDILKALDYSLKEGQSFGGFTLVSKDKDQITGAVVINRTGMKDYIPENILVYIATHHDMRGQGIGKALMQKAIDEAEGDIALHVEPDNPAKFLYEKFGFTNKYLEMRYKQNRK, from the coding sequence ATGATTGAAACTGAAATTTTTAAATCAGATCACAAACCGAATCCGGAACAGAAAGAAGCAATTGCTGACTTCCTCTTTACACATCTCGAAAACTACGGAGACCCGAAGCCTGATATTCTCAAGGCATTGGACTACTCACTGAAAGAGGGACAATCATTCGGCGGTTTTACGCTCGTCTCCAAAGATAAGGATCAAATCACCGGGGCAGTCGTGATTAACCGAACCGGCATGAAAGATTATATCCCCGAAAATATTCTCGTTTACATTGCCACACATCACGATATGAGAGGACAGGGAATTGGTAAAGCCCTCATGCAAAAAGCTATTGATGAAGCCGAAGGGGATATCGCATTACACGTTGAACCAGACAACCCCGCCAAATTCCTTTACGAGAAATTTGGTTTTACTAACAAATACCTTGAAATGCGCTATAAACAAAACCGCAAATAA